The Rhodocytophaga rosea genome has a segment encoding these proteins:
- a CDS encoding SDR family oxidoreductase, whose amino-acid sequence MENKTTQKLKGQVALVTGASSGIGAGVAKALAAEGAKVVVNYASSLKGAQHTVDEIKAAGGEAIAIKADVSNEAEVLSMFKEMYDTFGTIDILVNNAGLQKDAKFVDMTLDEWNTVLGINLTGQFLCAREAAKEFIRRGVVPERSKAAGKIICMSSVHEIIPWAGHVNYAASKGGVMLLMKSIAQELAQYKIRVNSIAPGAIKTPINNEAWETPEAEKKLLKLIPYNRVGETSDIGAAAVWLASDESDYVHGITLIVDGGMTLYPGFQDNG is encoded by the coding sequence ATGGAAAACAAAACCACTCAGAAATTAAAAGGCCAGGTAGCCCTGGTCACCGGAGCCAGTTCAGGAATTGGTGCTGGGGTAGCCAAAGCCCTGGCTGCTGAAGGAGCCAAAGTTGTCGTAAACTATGCCAGCAGCCTTAAAGGTGCCCAGCATACGGTAGATGAAATAAAAGCCGCAGGCGGAGAAGCTATTGCCATCAAAGCCGATGTGAGCAATGAAGCAGAGGTATTAAGCATGTTCAAAGAAATGTACGACACTTTTGGTACTATTGATATTCTGGTAAACAATGCCGGTTTACAGAAAGATGCAAAGTTTGTAGACATGACCCTTGATGAGTGGAATACGGTATTGGGCATTAATCTTACCGGACAATTTTTATGCGCCAGGGAAGCTGCCAAAGAATTTATCCGCCGGGGTGTAGTGCCAGAAAGATCCAAAGCAGCTGGCAAGATCATCTGCATGAGTTCGGTGCATGAAATTATTCCCTGGGCCGGACATGTCAACTATGCCGCTTCCAAAGGGGGAGTCATGCTGTTGATGAAATCCATCGCCCAGGAACTGGCGCAGTATAAAATCCGCGTTAACAGTATTGCTCCTGGTGCCATTAAAACGCCTATTAATAACGAAGCCTGGGAAACACCAGAGGCAGAAAAAAAACTACTCAAACTCATTCCTTACAACCGGGTGGGCGAAACTTCAGATATCGGGGCAGCTGCTGTCTGGCTGGCATCTGACGAATCGGATTATGTACATGGCATTACCCTGATTGTAGATGGCGGCATGACGCTCTATCCAGGATTCCAGGACAATGGATAA
- a CDS encoding carboxymuconolactone decarboxylase family protein, with protein MQRITALNPDTATGKTKDLFNKVQQKLGLVPNMMRTMGTSPAVLNAYLSLSGALAEGKIGAALGEKIALLVAELNECDYCAAAHHFIGEKLVKIDKASIESSRQGKSENSRIQAALTFAKTLVEKQGRFTNADVDNVYLAGFTEGEIGEIVGHVALNIFTNYFNNTARTVVDFPKVELLSGVSHT; from the coding sequence ATGCAACGTATAACTGCTTTAAATCCCGATACTGCCACAGGCAAAACAAAAGATCTTTTCAATAAAGTACAACAGAAACTAGGACTGGTGCCCAACATGATGCGGACTATGGGTACTTCACCGGCTGTACTGAATGCCTATTTATCGCTCAGCGGTGCGCTGGCAGAAGGTAAAATTGGTGCTGCGCTCGGAGAAAAAATTGCCCTGCTGGTAGCTGAACTCAATGAATGTGATTATTGTGCAGCTGCTCACCACTTTATCGGAGAAAAGCTGGTAAAAATAGACAAAGCCAGTATTGAATCCAGCCGGCAAGGTAAATCTGAGAATAGCCGAATTCAGGCCGCTTTAACTTTTGCCAAAACACTGGTAGAAAAACAAGGCCGTTTTACCAATGCTGATGTAGATAATGTGTATCTGGCAGGTTTTACAGAAGGAGAAATAGGTGAGATTGTCGGGCATGTCGCACTAAATATTTTCACCAATTATTTCAACAATACAGCCAGAACGGTAGTGGATTTTCCTAAGGTAGAATTATTATCCGGCGTTTCACACACCTAA
- a CDS encoding helix-turn-helix domain-containing protein has translation MMSQTDYTLVHPQNGKLAFSLNYFEGNELFQQVQRHNYYSVIWVQEGQGILNSDFFENCFSASSMMFFSPYQPFKLTASTTIKGITMRFHPDFYCIYKHNKEVSCNGILFNNIYQPPFVQVPEKDIPMFMHLILQIQEGIQSTQMGQYELLISYLKIVLIQATRLKINQHPQAKEDFVAGEEPFILQTLKDKIEENFKTKHAPGDYADMLHITPKALAKLTKTHFNKTLTTLIAERIVIEAKRELYLTSKPVKEIAYNLGFNDEYYFSRFFKNNTTISPVTYRETVGFGKGEILSA, from the coding sequence ATGATGTCGCAAACTGACTATACCCTGGTGCATCCACAAAACGGAAAGCTGGCATTCAGCTTAAACTATTTTGAAGGAAACGAGCTTTTTCAGCAGGTTCAGCGGCATAATTATTATTCTGTGATCTGGGTGCAGGAAGGACAAGGCATACTCAATTCAGATTTTTTTGAAAACTGTTTTTCTGCCAGTTCCATGATGTTTTTTTCACCTTATCAGCCTTTTAAGCTTACTGCTTCAACTACTATTAAGGGAATAACCATGCGTTTTCACCCGGACTTCTATTGCATTTATAAACACAACAAAGAGGTAAGCTGCAATGGAATCCTGTTCAATAATATCTACCAGCCACCCTTTGTTCAGGTTCCGGAAAAAGACATTCCTATGTTTATGCATTTGATTTTGCAGATACAGGAAGGCATACAAAGTACACAAATGGGTCAATATGAACTGCTGATTTCTTACCTGAAAATTGTACTGATCCAGGCGACGAGGCTAAAAATTAACCAGCATCCACAGGCAAAAGAAGACTTTGTAGCCGGAGAAGAGCCATTTATCCTGCAAACCCTGAAAGATAAAATCGAAGAAAACTTCAAAACCAAACATGCTCCGGGAGACTATGCAGACATGCTTCATATCACGCCCAAAGCCCTGGCAAAGCTTACCAAAACTCATTTCAATAAAACCCTTACTACCTTAATCGCCGAGCGCATCGTAATCGAGGCCAAACGCGAACTCTACCTGACCAGCAAACCGGTAAAAGAGATTGCCTATAATCTGGGTTTCAATGATGAGTATTATTTCAGCCGGTTCTTTAAAAATAATACCACCATTTCTCCGGTCACTTACCGGGAAACGGTTGGGTTTGGAAAAGGCGAAATCCTGTCTGCCTGA
- a CDS encoding adenylate/guanylate cyclase domain-containing protein, translated as MVGYSALTQQNEALALALLEEHRKIVRPIVDSHEGREIETAGDSFFIEFNSAVDAANCAIQIQSTFHERNKAEPQERHIRLRIGLHIGDVVYMDKHVHGDGVNIAARMEPLAMPGGICISEDVARQIRNKISFPVLKLGAERLKNISMPMDIYCIVLPWLKSDQRTKRTYVPKRVRMYSLALFLGILLIAAGWYFFMHKLTFQEADVSRFRLAVLPLSNISSDTQDEYFADGMTEELISNLSKIGGLNVIARTSIMKYKNMNKDIAEIGDELMVGSILEGSVRKFENKARITVQLIDVATQENLWSMDYDRELRDIFMIQSEIAQSVADELKVRLVSTEKEQLDKRYTQDMVAFQEYLVGKHYLNKKTSESIQNSIIHLEKSVQLDPAFALPYASLAYAYALTAAAGYGNIPRNVAESKAREAVMRSLELDNTLAEAHAALGYIRFRIDWNWKEAEKEFKQAIALKPGYATAHEWYALFLAIHSRLDESLQEIQKAYALDPLSPSVNNGLARIYHFRNEPDKAIAQSKRTFVIDPTFAEAYFTLGMTYLKKEEFENAERELQKAISLAGRRPVMLAILGATYVHTGKMAEAKALLAELQTPPMNNDKLYASSFILNKLGKVDESLSILEKLMDEKYGILVYMKVENRFINDDNNPRYQRMLQKMGLE; from the coding sequence ATGGTTGGGTACAGTGCCCTCACGCAACAAAATGAGGCACTGGCGCTGGCATTGCTGGAAGAACACCGGAAAATTGTACGTCCCATTGTGGATAGTCATGAAGGAAGAGAAATAGAAACTGCCGGCGATTCATTTTTTATTGAGTTTAACAGCGCGGTAGACGCAGCCAACTGTGCCATACAAATTCAATCTACCTTTCACGAACGCAATAAGGCCGAACCCCAGGAACGCCATATCCGCCTGCGTATAGGACTGCATATTGGCGATGTGGTGTATATGGATAAACATGTGCATGGCGATGGGGTAAATATTGCCGCCAGAATGGAGCCGCTTGCTATGCCTGGGGGAATTTGTATCTCTGAAGATGTAGCCAGGCAGATCCGGAATAAAATATCTTTTCCGGTGCTGAAGCTAGGTGCTGAACGGCTGAAGAATATTTCTATGCCGATGGATATTTATTGTATTGTGCTTCCCTGGCTTAAATCGGATCAACGCACGAAAAGAACCTATGTCCCTAAAAGGGTACGTATGTATAGTTTAGCCTTGTTTCTGGGAATTTTACTGATTGCTGCCGGATGGTATTTTTTTATGCACAAGCTAACCTTTCAAGAGGCAGATGTTTCCCGTTTCCGGCTGGCAGTTCTGCCCTTGTCTAATATCAGCAGCGATACGCAGGATGAATATTTTGCCGATGGCATGACCGAAGAACTCATTTCTAACCTTTCAAAGATCGGGGGGCTGAATGTAATTGCCAGAACATCCATCATGAAATATAAAAATATGAACAAGGACATTGCTGAAATCGGAGATGAACTGATGGTAGGAAGTATACTGGAGGGGAGTGTACGCAAGTTTGAAAACAAGGCCAGGATTACCGTTCAGTTGATTGATGTAGCTACCCAGGAAAACCTCTGGTCGATGGATTACGACCGGGAATTACGGGATATATTTATGATTCAGAGTGAAATAGCCCAAAGTGTAGCCGATGAATTAAAAGTAAGGCTGGTTTCTACAGAAAAGGAGCAGCTGGACAAAAGGTATACCCAGGATATGGTGGCTTTTCAGGAATACCTGGTGGGCAAGCATTACCTGAATAAAAAAACGTCGGAGAGTATTCAAAACTCAATTATCCACCTTGAAAAGTCAGTGCAACTAGATCCAGCTTTTGCGCTGCCTTATGCCAGTCTGGCGTATGCGTATGCACTTACAGCTGCGGCAGGCTATGGAAATATTCCCAGGAATGTGGCTGAATCAAAAGCCAGGGAGGCTGTAATGCGTTCGCTTGAGCTGGATAACACACTGGCAGAAGCACATGCGGCTCTTGGGTATATCAGGTTCCGGATCGACTGGAACTGGAAGGAGGCAGAAAAAGAATTTAAACAAGCCATTGCCCTCAAACCAGGGTATGCTACCGCCCATGAATGGTATGCTTTATTTCTGGCCATCCATTCCAGGTTAGACGAATCGCTGCAGGAAATACAAAAAGCCTATGCCCTCGATCCACTCTCTCCCAGTGTAAATAATGGCTTAGCCAGAATATATCATTTCAGAAATGAGCCGGACAAAGCGATTGCCCAGAGTAAAAGAACCTTTGTGATCGATCCTACGTTTGCCGAGGCTTACTTTACGCTGGGCATGACATACTTAAAGAAAGAAGAATTTGAAAATGCAGAGCGGGAATTACAGAAGGCAATCAGTCTGGCTGGCCGCCGTCCGGTAATGCTGGCTATTTTGGGAGCTACCTATGTCCATACAGGAAAAATGGCAGAAGCAAAAGCCCTGCTAGCTGAGCTGCAAACTCCTCCCATGAATAATGATAAGCTCTATGCAAGCAGTTTTATTCTCAATAAACTGGGAAAAGTGGATGAGTCATTGTCTATTCTGGAAAAACTGATGGATGAGAAATATGGCATTCTGGTCTATATGAAAGTAGAAAACCGGTTTATAAATGACGATAATAATCCAAGATATCAACGGATGCTGCAAAAGATGGGACTAGAGTGA
- a CDS encoding NRDE family protein: MCTLTYLPITNKGFILTSSRDERTSRRTALTPQTNLIGAQMIIYPKDAQGGGTWIAASATRTVCLLNGAFKPHRSLAPYKHSRGKVVLALFEYDSIHSFVTQYDFKGIEPFTLIVIENDVLYELRWNGTRYYFKTLDAAIPHIWSSVTLYNPQVRSRRKSWFTKWLLSADEYSVDSIRLFHKTAGAEDPLNSFVMNRNNDVRTVSLTSIVRKEQEVEMIYEDLLRQQTHRVLLQERMQVLER; encoded by the coding sequence ATGTGTACGCTCACTTATCTGCCTATTACAAATAAGGGATTTATTCTTACTTCCAGCCGGGATGAAAGAACCAGCCGCCGCACGGCACTTACTCCACAAACAAATCTGATAGGGGCGCAAATGATCATTTATCCGAAAGATGCACAGGGAGGAGGCACCTGGATTGCGGCTTCGGCGACGAGAACTGTATGTTTGCTCAATGGTGCTTTTAAGCCGCACCGTTCATTAGCTCCCTATAAACATAGCCGGGGTAAAGTAGTACTGGCCCTTTTTGAATATGATTCTATACACAGTTTCGTAACTCAGTACGATTTTAAAGGCATTGAGCCCTTTACTTTAATTGTAATAGAGAATGATGTTCTGTATGAGCTACGCTGGAATGGTACCCGTTATTATTTTAAAACACTTGATGCAGCAATACCTCATATCTGGTCGTCGGTAACCTTATATAATCCACAGGTACGGAGCCGGAGAAAAAGCTGGTTTACAAAATGGCTGTTAAGTGCAGATGAGTACTCGGTGGATTCTATCCGCCTGTTCCATAAAACCGCTGGCGCTGAAGATCCGTTAAATAGCTTTGTGATGAACCGCAACAATGATGTTCGTACGGTGAGCCTGACAAGTATTGTCCGTAAGGAGCAGGAGGTGGAAATGATCTACGAAGATTTGCTCCGCCAGCAAACTCACCGGGTTTTACTTCAGGAACGTATGCAGGTTTTGGAAAGATAG